One window from the genome of Cucumis melo cultivar AY chromosome 10, USDA_Cmelo_AY_1.0, whole genome shotgun sequence encodes:
- the LOC103489040 gene encoding DNA polymerase lambda isoform X1 produces MAPKRRKRQSLSEDPHGMFAGMVVFLVEKGVQTRRLQIWKQKLVQMGASIEERLSKMVSHIFASSSDALLEKVDSARLARFKGKVLSYQWLEDSLSSGEKASEDLYTVKVGLDEDGRDNPQQSTPKKLKLSPNNSEAVSFESGGDSDASTLVTKTATGLEDSKLSIGQTVTSPRTSDSVGNNTSLSYSPPDMNKNITEIFGKLINIYRALGDERRSFSYYKAIPVIEKLPFKIESIDQVKHLPAIGKSLQDHIQEIVTTGKLSKLEHFETDEKVRTISLFGEVWGIGPATALRLYEKGYRTLDDLQKEESLTHAQKLGLKYFDDIKQRIPRNEVQDMENLLKKAGEDVLPGVDILCGGSFRRGKSSCGDMDIVITHPDGKSHRGFLPKYVKHLKDMKFLREDLIFSTHSEEGTDSGVDTYFGLCTYPGRELRHRIDLKVYPRDIYAFGLIAWTGNDVLNRRLRLLAESKGFRLDDTGLYPSTQGSGGKRGARGTATLKFDTEKEVFEFLGFPWLEPHERNL; encoded by the exons ATGGCGCCAAAACGAAGGAAAAGGCAAAGTCTTTCGGAGGATCCACATGGAATGTTTGCAGGGATGGTTGTCTTCTTAGTGGAAAAGGGGGTGCAAACCCGCCGATTGCAG ATTTGGAAACAGAAGCTGGTCCAAATGGGTGCTAGTATTGAGGAGCGTTTGTCGAAAATGGTCAGCCATATATTTGCTTCGAGCTCGGATGCTCTTCTGGAGAAAGTGGACAGTGCCCGCTTGGCGCGCTTTAAAGGG AAGGTTCTCTCGTATCAGTGGCTGGAAGATAGCTTAAGTTCAGGGGAGAAGGCCTCAGAGGATTTGTACACTGTAAAAGTGGGTTTAGATGAAGATGGAAGAGATAATCCACAACAGTCTACTCCCAAAAAACTAAAATTGTCTCCCAACAATTCAGAAGCAGTAAGTTTTGAAAGTGGTGGAGATTCAGATGCTTCAACGTTGGTAACAAAGACTGCTACAGGTCTCGAGGACTCCAAATTGAGTATTGGTCAGACAGTAACTAGTCCAAGGACTTCTGATTCTGTTGGTAACAAT ACATCTTTGTCATACAGTCCACCAGATATGAATAAGAATATAACTGAGATTTTTGGAAAACTTATCAACATATACAGAG CATTGGGTGATGAACGAAGGTCATTTAGCTATTACAAGGCAATTCCAGTAATTGAGAAGCTACCTTTTAAAATTGAAAGCATTGATCAAGTTAAACACCTGCCAGCCATAGGAAAGTCATTGCAGGATCAT ATTCAAGAGATAGTGACAACTGGAAAGCTTTCAAAATTGGAGCACTTTGAGACAGATGAAAAG GTTCGGACAATCTCCCTTTTTGGGGAAGTATGGGGCATTGGCCCAGCCACAGCTTTGCGATTGTATGAGAAAGGATATAGGACACTTGATGACTTGCAAAAGGAGGAATCATTAACCCATGCACAGAAATTGgggttaaaatattttgatgatATTAAACAAAGAATACCACGTAATGAG GTTCAGGACATGGAGAATCTTTTAAAGAAGGCTGGGGAAGATGTTTTACCTGGG GTTGATATTCTATGTGGAGGATCATTTCGGCGAGGGAAGTCGTCCTGTGGAGATATGGACATTGTAATCACACATCCTGATGGGAAAAG CCATAGAGGTTTCCTACCAAAATATGTAAAGCATTTAAAGGACATGAAGTTTTTAAGGGAGGATCTGATATTCAGCACCCACAGTGAGGAG GGAACCGATTCTGGTGTTGACACGTATTTTGGCCTTTGCACATATCCTGGAAGAGAATTGCGCCACCGTATAGATCTTAAG GTATATCCGAGAGACATATATGCGTTTGGGTTGATAGCATGGACTGGAAATGACGTACTAAATAGGAG ACTGAGATTACTAGCAGAATCAAAAGGATTTAGGCTGGATGATACTGGGCTTTATCCATCTACTCAGGGTTCTGGTGGTAAAAGG GGTGCTAGAGGAACCGCAACTTTGAAGTTTGATACTGAAAAAGAGGTTTTTGAGTTCCTTGGATTTCCATGGCTGGAACCTCATGAAAGGAATCTATGA
- the LOC103489040 gene encoding DNA polymerase lambda isoform X2 translates to MAPKRRKRQSLSEDPHGMFAGMVVFLVEKGVQTRRLQIWKQKLVQMGASIEERLSKMVSHIFASSSDALLEKVDSARLARFKGVLSYQWLEDSLSSGEKASEDLYTVKVGLDEDGRDNPQQSTPKKLKLSPNNSEAVSFESGGDSDASTLVTKTATGLEDSKLSIGQTVTSPRTSDSVGNNTSLSYSPPDMNKNITEIFGKLINIYRALGDERRSFSYYKAIPVIEKLPFKIESIDQVKHLPAIGKSLQDHIQEIVTTGKLSKLEHFETDEKVRTISLFGEVWGIGPATALRLYEKGYRTLDDLQKEESLTHAQKLGLKYFDDIKQRIPRNEVQDMENLLKKAGEDVLPGVDILCGGSFRRGKSSCGDMDIVITHPDGKSHRGFLPKYVKHLKDMKFLREDLIFSTHSEEGTDSGVDTYFGLCTYPGRELRHRIDLKVYPRDIYAFGLIAWTGNDVLNRRLRLLAESKGFRLDDTGLYPSTQGSGGKRGARGTATLKFDTEKEVFEFLGFPWLEPHERNL, encoded by the exons ATGGCGCCAAAACGAAGGAAAAGGCAAAGTCTTTCGGAGGATCCACATGGAATGTTTGCAGGGATGGTTGTCTTCTTAGTGGAAAAGGGGGTGCAAACCCGCCGATTGCAG ATTTGGAAACAGAAGCTGGTCCAAATGGGTGCTAGTATTGAGGAGCGTTTGTCGAAAATGGTCAGCCATATATTTGCTTCGAGCTCGGATGCTCTTCTGGAGAAAGTGGACAGTGCCCGCTTGGCGCGCTTTAAAGGG GTTCTCTCGTATCAGTGGCTGGAAGATAGCTTAAGTTCAGGGGAGAAGGCCTCAGAGGATTTGTACACTGTAAAAGTGGGTTTAGATGAAGATGGAAGAGATAATCCACAACAGTCTACTCCCAAAAAACTAAAATTGTCTCCCAACAATTCAGAAGCAGTAAGTTTTGAAAGTGGTGGAGATTCAGATGCTTCAACGTTGGTAACAAAGACTGCTACAGGTCTCGAGGACTCCAAATTGAGTATTGGTCAGACAGTAACTAGTCCAAGGACTTCTGATTCTGTTGGTAACAAT ACATCTTTGTCATACAGTCCACCAGATATGAATAAGAATATAACTGAGATTTTTGGAAAACTTATCAACATATACAGAG CATTGGGTGATGAACGAAGGTCATTTAGCTATTACAAGGCAATTCCAGTAATTGAGAAGCTACCTTTTAAAATTGAAAGCATTGATCAAGTTAAACACCTGCCAGCCATAGGAAAGTCATTGCAGGATCAT ATTCAAGAGATAGTGACAACTGGAAAGCTTTCAAAATTGGAGCACTTTGAGACAGATGAAAAG GTTCGGACAATCTCCCTTTTTGGGGAAGTATGGGGCATTGGCCCAGCCACAGCTTTGCGATTGTATGAGAAAGGATATAGGACACTTGATGACTTGCAAAAGGAGGAATCATTAACCCATGCACAGAAATTGgggttaaaatattttgatgatATTAAACAAAGAATACCACGTAATGAG GTTCAGGACATGGAGAATCTTTTAAAGAAGGCTGGGGAAGATGTTTTACCTGGG GTTGATATTCTATGTGGAGGATCATTTCGGCGAGGGAAGTCGTCCTGTGGAGATATGGACATTGTAATCACACATCCTGATGGGAAAAG CCATAGAGGTTTCCTACCAAAATATGTAAAGCATTTAAAGGACATGAAGTTTTTAAGGGAGGATCTGATATTCAGCACCCACAGTGAGGAG GGAACCGATTCTGGTGTTGACACGTATTTTGGCCTTTGCACATATCCTGGAAGAGAATTGCGCCACCGTATAGATCTTAAG GTATATCCGAGAGACATATATGCGTTTGGGTTGATAGCATGGACTGGAAATGACGTACTAAATAGGAG ACTGAGATTACTAGCAGAATCAAAAGGATTTAGGCTGGATGATACTGGGCTTTATCCATCTACTCAGGGTTCTGGTGGTAAAAGG GGTGCTAGAGGAACCGCAACTTTGAAGTTTGATACTGAAAAAGAGGTTTTTGAGTTCCTTGGATTTCCATGGCTGGAACCTCATGAAAGGAATCTATGA
- the LOC103489040 gene encoding DNA polymerase lambda isoform X3, which produces MGASIEERLSKMVSHIFASSSDALLEKVDSARLARFKGKVLSYQWLEDSLSSGEKASEDLYTVKVGLDEDGRDNPQQSTPKKLKLSPNNSEAVSFESGGDSDASTLVTKTATGLEDSKLSIGQTVTSPRTSDSVGNNTSLSYSPPDMNKNITEIFGKLINIYRALGDERRSFSYYKAIPVIEKLPFKIESIDQVKHLPAIGKSLQDHIQEIVTTGKLSKLEHFETDEKVRTISLFGEVWGIGPATALRLYEKGYRTLDDLQKEESLTHAQKLGLKYFDDIKQRIPRNEVQDMENLLKKAGEDVLPGVDILCGGSFRRGKSSCGDMDIVITHPDGKSHRGFLPKYVKHLKDMKFLREDLIFSTHSEEGTDSGVDTYFGLCTYPGRELRHRIDLKVYPRDIYAFGLIAWTGNDVLNRRLRLLAESKGFRLDDTGLYPSTQGSGGKRGARGTATLKFDTEKEVFEFLGFPWLEPHERNL; this is translated from the exons ATGGGTGCTAGTATTGAGGAGCGTTTGTCGAAAATGGTCAGCCATATATTTGCTTCGAGCTCGGATGCTCTTCTGGAGAAAGTGGACAGTGCCCGCTTGGCGCGCTTTAAAGGG AAGGTTCTCTCGTATCAGTGGCTGGAAGATAGCTTAAGTTCAGGGGAGAAGGCCTCAGAGGATTTGTACACTGTAAAAGTGGGTTTAGATGAAGATGGAAGAGATAATCCACAACAGTCTACTCCCAAAAAACTAAAATTGTCTCCCAACAATTCAGAAGCAGTAAGTTTTGAAAGTGGTGGAGATTCAGATGCTTCAACGTTGGTAACAAAGACTGCTACAGGTCTCGAGGACTCCAAATTGAGTATTGGTCAGACAGTAACTAGTCCAAGGACTTCTGATTCTGTTGGTAACAAT ACATCTTTGTCATACAGTCCACCAGATATGAATAAGAATATAACTGAGATTTTTGGAAAACTTATCAACATATACAGAG CATTGGGTGATGAACGAAGGTCATTTAGCTATTACAAGGCAATTCCAGTAATTGAGAAGCTACCTTTTAAAATTGAAAGCATTGATCAAGTTAAACACCTGCCAGCCATAGGAAAGTCATTGCAGGATCAT ATTCAAGAGATAGTGACAACTGGAAAGCTTTCAAAATTGGAGCACTTTGAGACAGATGAAAAG GTTCGGACAATCTCCCTTTTTGGGGAAGTATGGGGCATTGGCCCAGCCACAGCTTTGCGATTGTATGAGAAAGGATATAGGACACTTGATGACTTGCAAAAGGAGGAATCATTAACCCATGCACAGAAATTGgggttaaaatattttgatgatATTAAACAAAGAATACCACGTAATGAG GTTCAGGACATGGAGAATCTTTTAAAGAAGGCTGGGGAAGATGTTTTACCTGGG GTTGATATTCTATGTGGAGGATCATTTCGGCGAGGGAAGTCGTCCTGTGGAGATATGGACATTGTAATCACACATCCTGATGGGAAAAG CCATAGAGGTTTCCTACCAAAATATGTAAAGCATTTAAAGGACATGAAGTTTTTAAGGGAGGATCTGATATTCAGCACCCACAGTGAGGAG GGAACCGATTCTGGTGTTGACACGTATTTTGGCCTTTGCACATATCCTGGAAGAGAATTGCGCCACCGTATAGATCTTAAG GTATATCCGAGAGACATATATGCGTTTGGGTTGATAGCATGGACTGGAAATGACGTACTAAATAGGAG ACTGAGATTACTAGCAGAATCAAAAGGATTTAGGCTGGATGATACTGGGCTTTATCCATCTACTCAGGGTTCTGGTGGTAAAAGG GGTGCTAGAGGAACCGCAACTTTGAAGTTTGATACTGAAAAAGAGGTTTTTGAGTTCCTTGGATTTCCATGGCTGGAACCTCATGAAAGGAATCTATGA
- the LOC103489037 gene encoding protein PLASTID REDOX INSENSITIVE 2, chloroplastic, with protein MVMMTQLFIVNLGSYFHNADGWIHVDSIVGVSQNGWSAKRKSIDKPFFYVLPKPEQQQINMAWTTSPSFNLLPPLFFSFHKPSLPPSFFSNNPSAPPRLSPTLTLPSSSSSSFPTHICTAAEYKFPDPIPEFAVAETEKFRAHLLQKLSKKDIYGDSLQQVVGICTEIFNTFMHTEYGGPGTLLVLPFIDMSDTINERGLPGGPQAARAAVKWAQDHVDKDWNQWTGDDAT; from the exons ATGGTTATGATGACACAACTCTTCATAGTAAATTTGGGGAGCTACTTTCACAATGCGGATG GTTGGATCCACGTAGACTCAATCGTGGGTGTCTCCCAAAACGGATGGAGTGCAAAGAGAAAATCCATCGATAAACCCTTCTTCTACGTTCTTCCTAAACCCGAGCAGCAGCAGATAAACATGGCGTGGACTACATCTCCTTCTTTCAATCTCCTCCCtcctctcttcttctccttccatAAACCCTCTCTTCCACCATCCTTCTTCTCTAATAATCCTTCAGCTCCTCCTCGCCTCTCCCCCACTCTCACACTaccctcctcctcctcctcctccttcccAACCCACATTTGCACCGCCGCCGAATACAAATTCCCCGACCCAATACCCGAATTCGCCGTCGCC GAGACCGAGAAGTTCAGGGCTCATCTCCTTCAAAAGCTTTCTAAGAAAGATATTTACGGGGATTCACTTCAACAGGTCGTCGGAATATGCACTGAG ATATTCAATACCTTCATGCATACCGAGTATGGCGGACCTGGAACTTTGTTAGTTTTACCTTTTATTGATATGTCTGATACTATCAACGAACGAGGATTACCTGGAGGCCCTCAAGCTGCTCGTGCTGCTGTCAAATGGGCTCAAGATCATGTTGATAAAGACTGGAATCAGTGGACTGGTGATGATGCCACCTAA
- the LOC103489038 gene encoding uncharacterized protein LOC103489038, with protein sequence MATKLLTIGFRHLVFTSTATTRPTSFTTSSSLSSFRRVFLSKFSSPLPSSSGIDCSTAAPANIGDVPEEVVGDYVDAVSPAVAVNSSAAQPVFPTLLQPRVVIYDGICHLCHRGVKWVIKVDKYKKIKFCCLQSKTAEPYLRLSGLDIEDVSHRFVFIEGHGSYHQGSTAALRVLSYLPLPYSALSAFLIIPTPLRDSIYDTVARHRYDMFVKAEGCLVLQDEELLERFIDREELLNQRHHE encoded by the exons ATGGCGACCAAGCTTCTGACGATCGGGTTTCGGCACCTAGTGTTCACATCAACGGCGACAACCAGACCAACCTCATTTACtacttcatcttctctttcctCATTTCGACGCGTCTTCCTTTCTAAATTTTCATCACCTTTACCGTCTTCTTCCGGCATTGATTGCTCTACTGCTGCACCTGCGAATATCGGTGATGTTCCTGAAGAAGTTGTTGGGGACTATGTGGACGCCGTTTCTCCTGCCGTTGCTGTCAATTCTTCGGCTGCCCAGCCTGTGTTTCCTACTCTCCTCCAGCCTCGTGTTGTTATCTATGACGGTATCTGCCATCTCTGCCACCGCG GTGTTAAGTGGGTTATAAAAGTTGACAAATATAAGAAGATCAAGTTTTGTTGCCTTCAGTCCAAAACTGCTGAACCATACTTGAGACTGAGTGGCCTAGACATAGAGGATGTTTCCCATCGTTTTGTGTTCATTGAGGGCCATGGTTCTTACCACCAAGGTTCCACAG CTGCTCTGAGGGTATTGTCCTATTTGCCTCTTCCTTACTCAGCCTTGAGCGCCTTTTTGATAATCCCAACTCCTCTTAGAGACAGTATCTACGACACTGTTGCCAGACATCGTTATGATATGTTCGTAAAGGCTGAAGGTTGCTTGGTTTTACAAGATGAAGAGCTCCTTGAACGTTTCATTGACAGGGAGGAACTACTCAATCAACGCCATCATGAGTAA